One genomic window of Caenorhabditis elegans chromosome I includes the following:
- the ugt-25 gene encoding UDP-glucuronosyltransferase (Confirmed by transcript evidence), producing MIIQSVFILLSVINVNAFNILVYSPSFGGSHTNFMARLADTLTEAGHNVTFVVPVADEARKGQLGVKKTKDVVIVEQDELMKSEIKPLDDDMAQYWETDMDSSNADSIFSVFSDAMLLSCNNFMRNKKVFNELKSRNFDVGIYEPLSVCGLGYMHAIGINKLIMSSSCALYDGTVAAIGEPIDFSYVPGSMSKSGEKMSLFEKLENYRLSMASSRMQYGQWDKETEIYKKHLGNDIPHWRDLMPSSSVAFTNSIPYVDFPRSITQKTVPIGGISVDMEMIKSQKLSIEWSTVLDERPHNMLISFGSMVRSMDMPLKWRNGLLEAIKSEPNVTFIWKYENDNLEWAKGIQNIYFSKWVPQTALLNDARLTAFMTHGGLGSTNELAFLGKPALMVPVFADQDRNANMLARHGGVLVVHKKELGNFKTIKSSIRSILHEEKYQKNARKLSELLNNQPLKPKEQVVKYTEFVAKFGPFPQMDSYGRQLGFIQRNLIDIYAAISLSYLFVISLIYFVFKFVISKTPLKLVKLVKKD from the exons acatttgtTGTTCCAGTGGCAGATGAAGCTCGCAAAGGTCAGCTGGGTGTTAAAAAGACTAAAGATGTTGTTATAGTTGAG CAAGACGAGTTGATGAAAAGCGAGATAAAACCATTAGATGATGACATGGCACAGTACTGGGAGACTGATATGGATTCTTCTAATGCTGATTCC attttctcagTATTCAGTGATGCAATGCTCCTATCGTGCAACAACTTCAtgcgaaacaaaaaagtattcaatGAACTTAAATCCAGAAACTTTGACGTTGGAATCTATGAGCCACTTTCTGTCTGCGGTCTTGGATATATGCATGCAATTGGAATTAATAAACTAATAATGTCATCCTCGTGTGCTCTTTACGATGGAACTGTTGCTGCAATTGGAGAACCTATTGACTTTAGTTATGTACCTGGAAGTATGAGCAAGTCTGGAGAGAAAATGAGtttattcgaaaaacttgAGAATTATCGATTATCGATGGCCAGTTCCCGTATGCAATATGGACAATGGGATaaggaaactgaaatttataaaaaacatttgggaAATGATATTCCTCATTGGAGAGATCTTATGCCATCTTCTTCGGTCGCCTTCACAAATTCAATTCCATACGTGGATTTTCCAAGATCCATCACTCAAAAGACAGTTCCAATTGGAGGAATTTCAGTAGATATGGAAATGATTAAATCTCAAAAGTTATCAATTGAATGGAGTACAGTACTAGACGAACGACCACATAATATGTTAATTTCATTTGGATCAATGGTTAGAAGTATGGATATGCCATTGAAATGGAG AAATGGACTGCTGGAGGCCATCAAATCCGAGCCAAATGTcacatttatttggaaatatgaaaatgacaatttgGAATGGGCAAaaggaattcaaaatatttatttttcaaaatgggtTCCTCAAACAGCTCTTCTAAATGATGCTCGATTAACTGCATTCATGACTCACGGAGGTCTTGGATCAACGAATGAATTGGCTTTTCTTGGAAAACCTGCACTTATGGTTCCAGTATTTGCTGATCAAGATAGAAATGCGAATATGCTTGCAAGGCATGGAGGTGTTCTAGTTGTTCATAAAAAAGAGCTcggaaactttaaaacaatCAAATCTTCGATTCGATCGATACTTCACGAAGAAAAGTATCagaaaaatgctcgaaaattgTCAGAACTCTTGAATAATCAGCCATTGAAGCCAAAGGAACAAGTCGTGAAGTACACGGAATTCGTCGCCAAATTCGGACCATTTCCACAAATGGATTCATATGGAAGGCAGCTGGGATTTATTCAGAGAAATCTAATTGATATTTATGCAGCTATTAGTTTATCCTATCTTTTCGTCATTTCCCTTATCTATTTTGTATTCAAATTTGTGATCTCAAAGACTCCATTGAAATTGGTCAAGTTGGTAAAGAAGGATTAA